A single genomic interval of Cryptosporangium phraense harbors:
- a CDS encoding type II toxin-antitoxin system VapB family antitoxin, which yields MIFKAVRDGKPYPDHGLSLREWARIPPRQVRLDQLVTTKRELALDRLLAEDSTFYGDLFPHVVEFDGALYLEDGLHRALRAALQQRTTMHVRVLIHEELADAKAEDASVSA from the coding sequence GTGATATTCAAGGCGGTCCGGGACGGGAAGCCGTACCCCGACCACGGTCTGTCGCTGCGCGAGTGGGCTCGGATACCGCCCCGTCAGGTCCGGCTCGACCAGCTGGTGACGACCAAGCGGGAGCTCGCCCTGGACCGGTTGCTGGCCGAGGACTCGACGTTCTACGGCGACCTGTTCCCGCACGTGGTCGAGTTCGACGGCGCCCTGTACCTGGAAGACGGGCTGCACCGCGCCCTTCGGGCCGCGCTGCAGCAGCGCACGACCATGCACGTCCGCGTCCTGATTCACGAAGAACTGGCGGACGCCAAGGCCGAGGACGCTTCGGTGTCGGCTTAG
- a CDS encoding aldose 1-epimerase family protein: MTARWNTPSGHQWTIEAGTQRVTLVEIGGGIREYTVNGRDVLAGYPADAMASKGVGQILAPWPNRIRDGKYTFDGRDHKLGWDETDKRTAIHGLVRWELWDRMDHTPTAVTLARTIQPRPGYPFALVLRVHYSLGKDGLKVEHQAVNAGPTPAPFGLGIHPFLTIGGEALDAATLTLPAGKRVLVDDRLLPTGELEDVTGTEWDFRSGRTLGGVSLDTPFVVTERGSDSLAVSELVDAEGRGGQLWQDSSFGWVQAYNGIGPSGVANHAVAVEPMTCPPDAFNSGEGLITLAPGEKWTGTWGVRPL, encoded by the coding sequence ATGACGGCGCGGTGGAACACCCCGTCCGGACATCAGTGGACGATCGAGGCGGGTACCCAGCGTGTGACGCTGGTCGAGATCGGTGGTGGTATCCGCGAGTACACGGTGAACGGACGAGACGTCCTGGCCGGATATCCGGCTGACGCGATGGCGTCGAAGGGTGTCGGGCAGATCCTCGCTCCGTGGCCCAACCGGATCAGGGACGGCAAGTACACGTTCGACGGCCGCGACCACAAGCTCGGCTGGGACGAGACCGACAAGCGCACCGCGATCCACGGCCTGGTCCGCTGGGAGCTGTGGGACCGCATGGACCACACCCCCACCGCGGTGACGCTGGCCCGCACGATCCAGCCGCGTCCGGGCTACCCGTTCGCGCTCGTGCTGCGGGTGCACTACTCGCTGGGCAAGGACGGGTTGAAGGTCGAGCACCAGGCGGTCAACGCCGGTCCGACCCCGGCGCCGTTCGGGCTCGGCATCCACCCGTTCCTGACGATCGGCGGGGAAGCGCTCGACGCGGCCACGCTGACGCTGCCGGCCGGGAAGCGGGTCCTCGTCGACGACCGGCTGCTGCCGACCGGCGAACTCGAGGACGTGACCGGCACCGAGTGGGACTTCCGGTCGGGCCGCACGCTCGGCGGCGTCTCGCTCGACACCCCGTTCGTCGTCACCGAGCGCGGTTCGGACTCCCTCGCGGTCAGCGAACTGGTGGACGCCGAGGGCCGCGGCGGGCAGCTCTGGCAGGACTCGTCGTTCGGCTGGGTGCAGGCCTACAACGGGATCGGGCCGAGCGGTGTCGCGAACCACGCGGTGGCGGTGGAGCCGATGACGTGCCCGCCGGACGCGTTCAACTCCGGCGAGGGCCTGATCACGCTGGCTCCGGGCGAAAAATGGACCGGTACCTGGGGCGTCAGGCCCCTCTGA
- a CDS encoding WD40 repeat domain-containing protein — protein sequence MKFLRGLVTLAITICVALLLVAIAGYGSSKSVAEKERTAPAKVFQPFGWQQTVEKSPPGPATVLVSGDGWGMRGVTYRGKVAVVGGTYRTQRYRTDVEAGEDVLLSPDGTTIADGIPRPVPTASGSPAATTTGSRDPAIWFTDLESGRTRRMTVPATGTARPVAFSPDGRKILVQVASPPEHGPWPGGELDLMDLATGEVSRLANLGTAPVHRAQLAAFSPTGREVAVQIGDAISVVDVKSRAARPLARLGPDRRIAGIGAWSGDGTRIAVLTMSGCSKRCDADDLDDRTWQIDEIDATTGAPRTGSFDRLTGSTIRVLGQTDTGELAVVRYHASNDVSIDGLGELTVDGDPAEETDYGAVDDADLLGLTPSGRRRTLVSLPPGSRHVDVAGQLVVEDRMGGDSSRPMPWPAPFWVDLALIAVLLLVIWGAYRLRRATR from the coding sequence ACTGGTCACTCTCGCGATCACGATCTGCGTGGCCCTGCTGCTGGTGGCGATCGCCGGCTACGGCAGCAGCAAGTCGGTGGCCGAGAAGGAGCGAACCGCCCCGGCGAAGGTGTTCCAGCCGTTCGGCTGGCAGCAGACCGTCGAGAAGTCGCCCCCGGGGCCGGCCACGGTGCTGGTCAGCGGCGACGGCTGGGGCATGCGCGGGGTCACGTACCGGGGCAAGGTCGCGGTGGTCGGCGGCACCTACCGCACCCAGCGCTACCGGACCGACGTCGAGGCCGGGGAGGACGTCCTGCTCTCGCCGGACGGGACGACGATCGCCGACGGGATCCCCCGGCCGGTCCCGACGGCGTCGGGCAGCCCGGCCGCGACGACGACCGGCAGCCGCGACCCGGCGATCTGGTTCACCGACCTGGAGTCGGGCCGGACGAGAAGGATGACCGTGCCGGCCACCGGCACCGCGCGGCCGGTCGCGTTCTCGCCGGACGGCCGGAAGATCCTGGTCCAGGTCGCGTCCCCGCCCGAACACGGGCCCTGGCCCGGCGGCGAACTCGACCTGATGGACCTCGCGACCGGCGAGGTGAGCCGGCTGGCGAACCTGGGCACCGCGCCGGTCCACCGCGCTCAGCTGGCCGCGTTCTCGCCGACCGGACGCGAGGTCGCGGTCCAGATCGGCGACGCGATCTCGGTCGTCGACGTGAAGTCCCGGGCCGCCCGCCCGCTCGCCCGGCTCGGTCCCGACCGCCGAATCGCCGGGATCGGCGCCTGGAGCGGGGACGGCACCCGGATCGCGGTGCTCACGATGTCCGGCTGCAGCAAGCGCTGCGACGCCGACGACCTGGACGACCGGACCTGGCAGATCGACGAGATCGACGCCACCACCGGGGCCCCGCGGACCGGCTCGTTCGACCGGCTGACCGGCTCGACGATCCGGGTGCTCGGCCAGACCGACACCGGCGAGCTGGCCGTCGTCCGCTACCACGCGTCGAACGACGTCAGCATCGACGGCCTGGGCGAGCTGACCGTCGACGGCGACCCGGCCGAGGAGACGGACTACGGCGCGGTCGACGACGCCGACCTGCTCGGCCTGACGCCGTCGGGCCGGCGGCGGACGCTGGTGTCGCTGCCCCCGGGCTCGCGCCACGTCGACGTCGCCGGGCAGCTGGTCGTCGAGGACCGGATGGGCGGCGACTCGTCCCGGCCGATGCCGTGGCCGGCCCCGTTCTGGGTCGACCTCGCGCTGATCGCCGTGCTGCTGCTGGTGATCTGGGGCGCTTATCGCCTCCGCCGGGCGACCCGCTAA
- a CDS encoding UdgX family uracil-DNA binding protein (This protein belongs to the uracil DNA glycosylase superfamily, members of which act in excision repair of DNA. However, it belongs more specifically to UdgX branch, whose founding member was found to bind uracil in DNA (where it does not belong), without cleaving it, appears to promote DNA repair by a pathway involving RecA, rather than base excision.), translating to MDASTLIPAQADLSALKSAAAGCTACELHAPATQTVFGSGNPDAKVLLVGEQPGDVEDQKGVPFVGPAGKLLQRAVAEAGFPAGAVYVTNAVKHFRFELRGKRRIHQTPLPEHIKACNPWVRAEIAAVRPQIVVCLGATAVKALLGSQYRVTRDRGHLMPYENIQALITIHPSAILRMPDDAREQGYADLVRDLSVVVQAV from the coding sequence ATGGACGCCAGCACTCTCATCCCCGCCCAAGCGGACCTCTCTGCCCTCAAGTCGGCGGCCGCGGGCTGTACCGCGTGCGAGCTCCACGCTCCGGCGACCCAGACCGTCTTCGGCAGCGGCAACCCGGACGCGAAAGTGCTGCTCGTGGGCGAACAGCCGGGTGACGTCGAGGACCAGAAGGGCGTCCCGTTCGTCGGTCCGGCGGGCAAGCTGCTGCAGCGCGCGGTCGCCGAAGCGGGGTTCCCGGCCGGTGCGGTGTACGTCACGAACGCGGTGAAGCACTTCCGGTTCGAGCTCCGCGGTAAGCGACGCATCCACCAGACCCCGCTGCCCGAGCACATCAAGGCCTGCAATCCGTGGGTGCGGGCCGAGATCGCCGCCGTGCGGCCTCAGATCGTGGTCTGCCTGGGCGCCACCGCGGTGAAGGCGCTGCTCGGCTCGCAGTACCGGGTCACCAGGGACCGCGGTCACCTGATGCCGTACGAGAACATCCAGGCGCTGATCACGATCCACCCGTCGGCGATCCTGCGGATGCCCGACGACGCCCGCGAGCAGGGCTACGCGGATCTGGTGCGCGATCTGAGCGTCGTCGTCCAGGCCGTGTAA
- a CDS encoding quinone oxidoreductase family protein, whose translation MRDYAIVVQSNGLAPEPIEIPPPGPGEVRIRQTAVALSFADLRARLSTVPGSSAVGVVEAAGRRAGFAVGERVAYAAGPPGAYVSVRNVPATAVVPVPDAISDEDAAAVLDKGLLAWALLRQVYPVQAGETVVFHAAAGGVGLLAGQWLSHLGARAIGTVGSADKVRLAVENGYDEVVLYRTDDLAARAHDLTDGAGVPVVYDPIGAATFEMSLAALRPRGLLVSFGAISGPVTGVDLSALEGSLSVVRPRLADYLPDATTLRAAASELFGLVDAGVIRPNLRQRFDLADAGKAQEALESRATVGATVLLP comes from the coding sequence ATGCGCGACTACGCGATCGTGGTGCAGTCGAATGGCCTGGCGCCCGAGCCGATCGAGATCCCGCCGCCCGGCCCGGGCGAGGTCCGGATCCGGCAGACCGCGGTCGCGCTCAGCTTCGCTGACCTCCGGGCCCGCTTATCGACGGTTCCCGGGAGCTCGGCGGTCGGCGTCGTGGAGGCGGCGGGGCGGCGGGCCGGGTTCGCGGTGGGGGAGCGCGTCGCGTACGCGGCCGGGCCGCCGGGCGCCTACGTGTCGGTGCGCAACGTCCCGGCCACCGCGGTCGTCCCGGTTCCGGACGCGATCTCCGACGAGGACGCGGCCGCGGTCCTCGACAAGGGCCTGCTGGCCTGGGCGCTGCTCCGCCAGGTATATCCGGTGCAGGCCGGCGAGACCGTCGTGTTCCACGCCGCGGCCGGCGGCGTCGGCCTGCTGGCCGGGCAGTGGCTGAGCCACCTGGGCGCCCGGGCGATCGGCACGGTCGGGTCGGCCGACAAGGTGCGGCTCGCGGTCGAGAACGGCTACGACGAGGTCGTCCTCTACCGCACCGACGACCTCGCGGCCCGCGCCCACGACCTGACCGACGGCGCCGGGGTGCCGGTCGTCTACGACCCGATCGGTGCGGCCACGTTCGAGATGTCGCTGGCCGCGCTGCGGCCCCGCGGCCTGCTGGTCTCGTTCGGCGCGATCTCCGGCCCGGTCACCGGCGTCGACCTGTCGGCGTTGGAGGGCTCCCTGTCGGTCGTCCGTCCGCGGCTGGCCGACTACCTTCCGGACGCGACGACGCTGCGCGCCGCCGCGTCGGAGCTGTTCGGTCTCGTCGACGCCGGGGTGATCCGGCCCAACCTGCGTCAGCGGTTCGATCTGGCGGACGCCGGGAAGGCCCAGGAAGCACTCGAATCGCGGGCGACGGTCGGGGCTACGGTGCTCCTACCGTGA
- a CDS encoding cryptochrome/photolyase family protein codes for MSPTVFWFRRDLRLSDNPALLAAVSAAGDDGVQPVFVLDPVPFRASGGPRTSHLARSLRALDESLGGHLVIRHGKPEEEIPRLVAEIGAEEVHIAADYGPYGAARDQRVEKALASHGATLHRTGSPYAIAPGRIRKPDDTPYRVFTPFSRAWREHGWRAPVAAPKNANWRKAKSGGLPDVPDLPDVDLPEAGEDAARKRFADFLDDGLAGYADERNRPDRDGTSRISVNLKYGELHPRTILAELAKRRGSGADTFRNEICWREFYADVVFHRPSSLWESLDQRVGSIHTDSGKSADAKFEAWAAGRTGFPIVDAGMRQLLEIGWMHNRVRMITASFLVKDLHLPWQRGAAHFLDHLVDGDYASNNHGWQWVAGTGTDAAPYIRVFNPVTQGKKFDPEGGYVRRWVPELADVSGAAVHEPWTLETQPEGYPEPIVDHAAERQETLRRFEAVRGA; via the coding sequence ATGTCGCCAACGGTCTTCTGGTTCCGTCGTGACCTGCGCCTGTCCGACAACCCGGCGCTGCTGGCCGCCGTGAGCGCGGCCGGCGACGACGGGGTGCAGCCGGTATTCGTGCTGGACCCGGTGCCGTTCCGGGCGTCCGGCGGCCCGCGGACGAGCCACCTGGCGCGGTCGCTCCGGGCGCTCGACGAATCGCTCGGCGGCCACCTGGTGATCCGCCACGGCAAGCCGGAGGAGGAGATCCCGCGGCTGGTGGCCGAGATCGGCGCCGAGGAGGTGCACATCGCCGCCGATTACGGCCCGTACGGCGCGGCCCGCGACCAACGGGTCGAGAAGGCGCTGGCGAGCCACGGGGCCACGCTGCACCGCACCGGCTCCCCGTACGCGATCGCGCCGGGCCGCATCCGGAAGCCCGACGACACGCCCTACCGGGTCTTCACCCCGTTCTCCCGGGCCTGGCGCGAGCACGGGTGGCGCGCGCCGGTGGCCGCGCCGAAGAACGCGAACTGGCGGAAGGCCAAGTCGGGCGGCCTGCCGGACGTCCCCGACCTGCCCGACGTCGACCTGCCCGAGGCCGGTGAGGACGCCGCCCGGAAGCGGTTCGCCGACTTCCTGGACGACGGGCTGGCGGGTTACGCGGACGAGCGGAACCGGCCAGACCGCGACGGCACCTCGCGCATCTCGGTCAACCTCAAGTACGGCGAACTGCACCCGCGGACGATCCTCGCCGAGCTGGCGAAGCGCCGGGGCTCGGGCGCCGACACGTTCCGCAACGAGATCTGCTGGCGGGAGTTCTACGCCGACGTCGTGTTCCACCGTCCGTCGAGCCTGTGGGAGTCGCTGGACCAGCGGGTCGGGAGCATCCACACCGACTCCGGGAAGTCGGCCGACGCGAAGTTCGAGGCCTGGGCGGCCGGCCGCACCGGCTTCCCGATCGTCGACGCCGGGATGCGACAGCTGCTCGAGATCGGCTGGATGCACAACCGGGTCCGGATGATCACCGCGTCGTTCCTGGTGAAGGATCTGCACCTGCCGTGGCAGCGGGGGGCCGCGCACTTCCTCGACCACCTGGTCGACGGGGACTACGCCAGCAACAACCACGGCTGGCAGTGGGTGGCGGGCACCGGCACCGACGCGGCCCCGTACATCCGGGTGTTCAACCCGGTGACCCAGGGCAAGAAGTTCGACCCGGAGGGCGGGTACGTCCGCCGCTGGGTGCCGGAGCTGGCCGACGTTTCCGGGGCCGCGGTCCACGAGCCCTGGACCCTGGAAACCCAGCCCGAGGGCTACCCGGAACCGATCGTCGACCACGCGGCGGAGCGCCAGGAGACGCTCCGCCGCTTCGAGGCGGTCAGAGGGGCCTGA